Sequence from the Burkholderia sp. GAS332 genome:
AGTTTCGCGTGGGAGACGTAAAGCGCGCGGTTCGGGTCGTTGTCCGCGATCGCACAGGCGGCCCGATACACCACCGGCCGTGCGAATTCGTAACGGATCGCGACATCGGCGAGCAGGTGCTTGAGCGCCTGATACGAGCCGATCGGTTTGCCGAACTGCTTGCGTTGCGCGCTGTAATCGATCGCCATGTCGAGCACGCGTTGCGTGAGGCCCAGCAATTGCGCGGCGACGGCGAACGCGCCTTGATCGAGTACGCGCGCCAGCAAGGGTTGCGCCTCGGCGGCCGTGGCCACGCGGGTGCCCGGCGTCGCCTGCCAATCGAGTTCGAACAGCCGGCGCGAAGGGTCGATGCTTTCCACCGCAGTCAATCTGCACGCGTCGGGCGTGAGCCAATGCAGCTCGCCATCCAGCTCACATAACAAAACCTTCGCGACGTGCGCATCGCTGACATACGGATTCACCGGATGCGCAATCGCCACACGCGCCGAACCCGCCGCGATATCGCGCAACAGCGCATCGCGTCGCGCGCTCGCCGGCAAACCTTCCAGCATGCCGA
This genomic interval carries:
- a CDS encoding Acyl-CoA dehydrogenase — its product is MDFVFNEDQEALASSVKRFLMTEMTPELIRELWTTPTGRSERMWDMFASQGLTAVSVPESHDGMGLGEVEWALLAQTYGYFGGPEPLLDTALVAVGMLEGLPASARRDALLRDIAAGSARVAIAHPVNPYVSDAHVAKVLLCELDGELHWLTPDACRLTAVESIDPSRRLFELDWQATPGTRVATAAEAQPLLARVLDQGAFAVAAQLLGLTQRVLDMAIDYSAQRKQFGKPIGSYQALKHLLADVAIRYEFARPVVYRAACAIADNDPNRALYVSHAKLAATAAAQLAARHAMQVHGAIGYTWELDLQIFMKRIWALSGSWGDTTFHKARVADALIESCTPIGPARTFELES